A single Dermacentor variabilis isolate Ectoservices chromosome 9, ASM5094787v1, whole genome shotgun sequence DNA region contains:
- the LOC142558273 gene encoding uncharacterized protein LOC142558273, with the protein MLCIGKPYMITLNVDVSDGLVNGSVGTLKFIENDTHGKPLRIWLQFGELGSKLAIGTVAAAKSHQLRKLNRNIQPNWIPIERRTVTCVIDKKTKVSVRRCQLPVVQASAITIHKSQGCTYDEVVYSYAKNHPQKLVYVALSRATDINGLYLTNVDNDFTFYHGKANPDRKLADEFRRLQSHKLDTITAKCLAMTEQPHYLLISALNVRSLAAHAKDVHHDHILRHSSVLCFAETWMDPEEPLEIIHFLYCCGARRDHNRAAGVAIYLRTGLSAIPVEMFGTSHEVGELCAAKLPNGLLVVAAYFAPTALTKDVVHFLQLALTVHRSTPMLLVGDFNVDIKTNSNFLTLMRENIPFLSLVTRPTAVTTSRGTCIDLVFENQALVYQVEHISVYFSDHKASFMTVKNC; encoded by the coding sequence ATGCTGTGCATTGGCAAGCCTTACATGATCACCCTCAACGTGGATGTTTCCGATGGCCTTGTTAATGGATCGGTGGGAACACTGAAATTCATCGAAAACGACACCCATGGGAAACCGCTACGCATATGGTTGCAGTTCGGGGAGCTTGGCTCCAAACTTGCGATCGGAACCGTAGCGGCCGCAAAATCACACCAGTTACGCAAGCTCAACAGAAACATTCAACCGAACTGGATACCGATTGAAAGGCGTACCGTCACCTGCGTTATCGATAAGAAGACGAAGGTATCGGTAAGAAGATGCCAGCTTCCCGTTGTGCAGGCGAGCGCCATTACCATTCATAAATCCCAGGGTTGCACATATGATGAAGTCGTGTACTCCTACGCCAAGAATCATCCACAGAAGTTGGTATACGTGGCACTGAGTCGCGCTACAGACATCAACGGACTCTACCTGACCAATGTTGACAACGACTTCACATTCTACCACGGAAAAGCCAATCCGGACAGAAAGCTAGCCGATGAATTTCGTCGGTTGCAGTCCCACAAACTTGACACCATCACCGCCAAGTGCCTCGCCATGACTGAACAGCCGCACTACTTGTTGATCTCCGCTCTTAACGTACGCTCCCTTGCCGCACATGCCAAGGACGTACACCACGATCACATTCTGCGCCATTCCTCTGTACTTTGCTTTGCTGAAACCTGGATGGATCCCGAAGAGCCTCTCGAAATCATACATTTCCTATACTGCTGTGGTGCTCGCAGAGACCACAACAGAGCGGCGGGAGTCGCTATCTACTTGCGCACAGGTCTCTCTGCAATACCAGTCGAAATGTTTGGCACGTCACATGAAGTTGGCGAACTGTGCGCCGCAAAGTTGCCCAACGGCTTGCTGGTAGTAGCTGCCTACTTCGCCCCTACCGCACTCACGAAAGACGTCGTGCACTTCCTGCAACTCGCATTAACCGTCCATCGATCCACACCGATGTTATTAGTGGGGGACTTTAatgttgacataaagacaaacagcaatttcctaacacttatgcgggagaacatcccgttcctctcgctcgtaacgcgtcccacggctgtgacaacctcgcgaggcacttgtatagatctcgtctttgagaatcaagcattggtgtaccaagtcgaacatatatcagtctatttctccgaccacaaagcttccttcatgactgtcaagaactgttag
- the LOC142558274 gene encoding uncharacterized protein LOC142558274, with amino-acid sequence MVTSLPRAIEQDRALNVHLKRRILAKTTYLAGAVRKCDLLPWLKVLCDSTLYKHYNIKCDFARLGDITEVDKQDEIESLPECADLNDPIQAATAMTLAQHTLIWDEDKFLVIAPGEGKKPLSILYDEHAEELSFPQIYLGEPRRVDASAKPTVFTHAMSEIRRSDRRGATPQHVLYMAMKVFRHRVASDMSVAFRNVRAVETLTKQQLLDKDFVQEAVEHDMAFMYGIPNTVQYWARRKKDLFAMIRQLGKPTAFLTLSASELHWPELLVLLQRLRLQPDETAVAVQEMNSIYRAQLVNDDPVVCAIYFDRLVRIILNILQNTRISPFRPYVVLDYFKRIEFQHRGSAHAHILLWLDNAPDEDLSMHMPRTLEMATTLLSLDTTYLKRERTQVHQHTHTCYKRNSTKCRFNVPFMPIDEPMVVVPFPSLESEAQKKLIEMLQINYQAMHQALETTNYDSLQQFWEHHGITDREQYISVLRAGTPRPTVMLPRTVQQKRVNYFNPWVASVLDSNMDLQIVLDTYACAAYVVEYVNKANRGMSNLNRAVQEIVKDKGDMDYTQALRHLGVKMLNAIELSAQEAAWCLLKQDMSQASRKIVFVNTAWPEERTRIRKSNAQMEEERLDESSTAVWKRTMIERYEDRAPELEAVTLAEFATDYNIYTCKKRVQRVILRYRGYSIDDSVNFKREHVLLFFPFRKEVDILDQNCFERLYEENTDVIREHKSRYQSDVNIEDLRAVCNSLIRPNNEERETASEISDVTVRPAAMENDDSDLLDIGAVESNVPFKQCPAVCTRQDVMSRDQYLDTMRKTNDEQYEIVREVLHRLTTPNSPPLQIFFTGVAGCGKTFVLRLIMDLYNRYCNPAGPYNLNAYVACATTGKAAVALGGVTVHAAFKLSLKTDSDSGTTS; translated from the coding sequence ATGGTTACGTCGTTGCCCCGTGCCATCGAACAAGACCGCGCTCTCAATGTGCATCTGAAGCGGCGTATTCTCGCGAAGACGACCTACTTGGCGGGGGCAGTGAGAAAATGTGATTTGCTGCCGTGGCTCAAGGTGCTTTGCGATAGCACACTATACAAGCACTACAACATCAAGTGCGACTTTGCCCGTTTGGGTGATATCACTGAAGTGGACAAGCAGGACGAAATTGAGTCGCTCCCGGAATGCGCGGACCTCAACGATCCCATCCAGGCGGCCACAGCCATGACGTTGGCTCAGCACACCTTGATATGGGATGAAGACAAGTTTCTTGTCATTGCTCCCGGTGAGGGAAAGAAGCCCCTGAGCATTCTTTACGACGAACATGCGGAGGAGCTCTCATTCCCACAGATTTACCTCGGTGAACCACGCCGAGTGGACGCCAGTGCCAAACCAACCGTCTTCACGCACGCCATGAGCGAGATCCGCAGGTCTGATCGTCGAGGTGCCACCCCACAACACGTACTGTACATGGCCATGAAAGTGTTTAGGCACCGAGTAGCCAGCGACATGTCTGTGGCCTTCCGCAACGTCAGAGCGGTGGAAACCCTAACGAAACAACAGCTACTCGACAAGGACTTCGTTCAGGAAGCGGTAGAACATGACATGGCTTTTATGTATGGCATACCCAATACCGTGCAGTACTGGGCCAGGCGCAAGAAAGACCTCTTTGCCATGATCCGCCAACTGGGTAAGCCTACGGCGTTCCTCACACTGTCTGCCTCGGAATTGCACTGGCCCGAGCTGTTAGTGTTGCTTCAGCGACTTCGCCTACAACCTGATGAGACTGCAGTTGCCGTACAGGAAATGAACAGCATTTATCGTGCCCAGCTAGTAAATGACGATCCCGTAGTCTGTGCCATCTACTTCGACCGCCTGGTGCGCATCATTCTAAACATACTCCAGAATACCCGGATATCCCCCTTCAGACCATACGTAGTGCTCGACTACTTTAAACGCATCGAATTTCAACATCGCGGGTCGGCACACGCGCACATTCTTCTCTGGCTTGATAATGCCCCCGATGAGGACCTCTCCATGCACATGCCCCGAACTCTGGAAATGGCCACTACTCTGCTTTCGCTGGACACCACGTACTTGAAGCGGGAGCGCACGCAGGTGCACCAACACACCCACACCTGCTACAAGCGCAACAGCACCAAGTGCCGCTTTAACGTCCCCTTCATGCCCATTGATGAACCCATGGTCGTAGTGCCTTTCCCGAGTTTGGAGAGTGAGGCGCAGAAGAAACTCATCGAGATGCTCCAAATCAACTACCAAGCCATGCACCAGGCTTTGGAAACGACCAACTATGATTCACTACAGCAGTTCTGGGAACATCACGGCATCACGGACAGGGAGCAGTACATTTCGGTTCTCCGAGCAGGTACACCTCGTCCCACCGTCATGCTACCCCGTACCGTGCAGCAAAAGCGGGTTAATTACTTTAACCCATGGGTGGCGTCCGTTCTAGATTCAAACATGGATCTTCAGATAGTGCTCGACACGTACGCGTGTGCTGCCTACGTGGTAGAGTATGTAAATAAGGCCAATCGAGGTATGTCCAATCTGAACCGTGCGGTGCAAGAAATTGTCAAGGATAAGGGGGACATGGATTACACGCAGGCACTGAGACACTTGGGCGTGAAGATGCTCAATGCGATCGAGCTCTCAGCACAGGAGGCCGCCTGGTGTTTGCTCAAGCAGGACATGTCGCAGGCTAGTCGCAAAATTGTCTTTGTAAACACTGCCTGGCCTGAGGAAAGGACGCGCATCCGGAAGTCTAACGCTCAAATGGAGGAGGAACGCTTGGACGAATCTAGCACGGCCGTTTGGAAAAGGACTATGATCGAGCGCTACGAAGACCGCGCGCCTGAATTGGAAGCCGTCACTCTGGCAGAGTTCGCTACAGACTACAACATCTACACCTGCAAGAAGAGAGTTCAGCGAGTGATACTTCGCTACCGCGGTTACTCCATCGACGATTCAGTTAACTTCAAGAGAGAACATGTCCTACTCTTCTTTCCGTTTCGTAAGGAGGTGGACATCTTAGACCAAAATTGTTTCGAGCGGCTATACGAGGAAAACACTGACGTCATTCGGGAGCACAAATCACGCTATCAGAGTGATGTAAATATTGAAGACCTCCGTGCGGTTTGTAATTCCCTGATACGACCCAATAACGAGGAACGGGAGACGGCTTCTGAGATTTCCGATGTGACCGTGCGCCCGGCAGCCATGGAGAACGACGACTCTGATCTCCTAGACATTGGTGCAGTCGAGTCCAATGTCCCGTTTAAACAATGCCCCGCCGTGTGCACGCGCCAAGACGTCATGAGCAGAGATCAGTACCTGGACACCATGCGGAAGACAAATGATGAGCAGTACGAGATCGTCCGAGAAGTCCTACACCGACTGACAACTCCGAACTCTCCACCACTGCAAATATTCTTCACGGGAGTGGCTGGATGCGGCAAAACATTTGTACTGCGCCTGATCATGGACCTCTACAACAGGTACTGTAACCCTGCTGGCCCATACAATCTAAACGCATATGTGGCTTGCGCTACAACAGGAAAGGCGGCGGTGGCACTAGGCGGAGTAACTGTGCACGCCGCGTTCAAGCTTAGCCTCAAGACAGACAGCGACTCAGGGACAACGAGTTGA